The nucleotide window ACCCCGCCAGTACTCGGCCTTGGCCAGGTAGGCGACCTTGCGCGGCGCCACCAGCGGGATGCCGATGCTGTCGATGAAGGACAGGTGGTTGCTGGCCAGGATCACCGGCCCGGTGAGCGGCACGTTCTCGCGGCCGATGACCGCCGGCCGGAACACCACGTAGACCAGCGGCCGCAGCACGAACCGCACCAGCAGGTAGAACACCGCGCCGTCGTCCCCCGTCCCGTGCCGCCCCCGCTCCGGTGCGGGGTCCGGTCGATCCTGCCCGACGCGCGCCGCACCGGGCGCGGCGGGGGACCGGCCTCAGGCCGGGTGGGCCGGTGGCGACGCGTCGTGCAGGATCTCGCGGACGTCGTCGGGCAGCGGGCTGCGCCCGCTGGCCGAGTCGATGATCAGCACGGCGACGTCGCGCACCTTGCGGTGGGTGTGGCTGGACATGTGCGCCAGGAGGTCGAAGGCGACCTGGTCGCCGCAGCTCATCAGCACCATCAGGATGCCCTTGGCCTGCTCGATGGCGGCCCGGCTGGCCATCGCGCTGCGCAGCTGCTCCACCTCGGTCCGCAGCTGCTCGAGGTCCTCGTCCTGGGTCGGGGCGGGCCGCCCGTCGGTGAGATCGACGGCGAGCCCGGACAGCGCCAGGACGGCGCCGGAGGCGTCGAGGTCCGGCTCGCAGACCAGCAGCAGCGAGCGGACGGCGCCGTCGGCCCGTCGGACCCGGTGCTCACGGGCGAAGGGCGTGCCGGTGCTGCCGGCGGCCAGCAGCGCCTCGCGCAGTGCGGCGCGGCCGTCCTCGGGGACGTGGGAGAGCAGCAGCTGCAGGCTCGGCCGCGCCGACCCGACCGGGACGCCGAGGAGGTCGAACAGCTCGGGCGACCACCACCACTGCTCGGTGGTGAGGTCGAGGCGGAAACGGCCGGCCACCCGGTTCGGGGTGCCCGGTGCGGGCGTGGCCCGGTGCACCCGTCCGGAAGTGGGGGAGGGCGTGGCCGCGCCGGCGGGACGCGGGAGTGCGGAGGTGGAGGACATCGAGGTGTGACCGATCTCTGCTGACGCCCCGGCTTCTCAGGGGGGCCGCCGAGCCGTGCGCTCGACTGCGACGGCCCATCGGCCCCTCGGGGTCGACCGCTCCAGTGATCGCCAAGTTACCGCCGGACGTCGGTGCGTGCACGTGCTCTCGGGAGGGGCGACCCGGCCCCGCACGGACAGGACGGTCGGCGTCTGCCCGGTGACCGACAGTGGTCAGCGGCGCAGCCGGCCGGCCGCGGCGACCGCCGCCGCCGTGGTCCACACCGCCCGGGAGAGGCGGACCGCCCGGACGACGTCCCCGCGCACGGGCGGGCGGCCGTCGCCGAGCACGGGCCGCTCCTCCACCCGGGTGCCGTAGACGTTGCGGCCGCCCAGCCGCAGGTCGAGCGCGCCGGCCAGCGACGCCTCGCAGCGCCCCGCGTTCGGGCTCGGGTGGGCGGCCCCGTCGCGCCGCCACACCCGCCAGGCGCCGGCCGGTGAGCCGCCCGCCAGCGGCGCGGTCAACACGGTGAGGACGGCGGTGAGCCGGGCCGGCACCCAGTTGACGACGTCGTCGAGCCGGGCCGAGGCCCAGCCGAACCGGGCGTACCGCGGTGACCGGTACCCGACCATCGCGTCCAGGGTGTTGACCGCCCGGTAGCCCAGCAGCCCGGGCAGGCCCGCGACGGCTCCCCAGAACAGCGGCGCGACCGCGGCGTCGGAGGTGTTCTCCGCGACCGACTCCACCGTGGCCCGCACCAGCTCGGCCTCGCCCAGACCGCTCGGGTCCCGGCCGGCCAGGGTGGACAGGTGCGCGCGGGCGGCGGGCAGGTCGCCGGCGGACAGGTGCTGCTCCATGGTGGCCGCGGCCCGGCCCAGCGAGGTGCCGCCGAGCACCGCCCAGGTGGCCAGCGCGGTCAACGCCGTCCGGGCCCCCGGCCGGTCCACCGTCAGCCGGGACGCAGCCAGCCCCAGCGCGACCGCCGTCCCGACGCAGACGCCGGTGTAGGTGACGCCCGCGGCACGGGAGTCGCGCCACATGCGGCGCTCCAGGGCGGCGGCGGCCTGGCCGAACCCGGCGACCGGGTGGCCGCGCCGGGGGTCGGCGAGCAGCAGGTCGGCGACGGCGCCGAGGGCCAGGCCGGCGGCGGTCGACAGCCCTCGGGCGGCGGCAGTGGACATCGGCGGCCACGGTAGGGCAGCCGCGCGACCCTAGGATCAGCGGTCATGCGCCTGCCCGGCCGTTACGACGGCGTCGCCCGCCCGATCGTCACCTACGGCAGCAACCCCGTGCTGCACCGCCCGTGTGCACCGGTCACCGAGTTCGACCGCGACCTGCGGCACCTCGTGCTGGACATGTTCGCCAGCATGGCCGCCGCCGACGGCGTGGGGCTGGCGGCCAACCAGATCGGCGTGGACGCCCGCGTGTTCGTCATCGACTGCCCGGACGCCGACGGTGAGGACGTCGTCGGCCTGGTGGTCAACCCGGTGCTGACGGTCCTCGACCCGGTGGACGGCGAGCCCGCGGTGGAGGTCACCGAGGAGGGCTGCCTGTCGGTGCCCGGCCCCTACGCCGAGCTGGAGCGTGCCTTCCGCGCCCGGGTCGACGGCGTCGACGTGCACGGCGACCCGGTGTCGATCGAGGCGACCGGCATGGCGGCCCGCTGCCTGCAGCACGAGGTCGACCACCTGAACGGCACGGTCTACGTCGACCTGCTGCCCGCCGAGCAGCGCGAGCTGCTGCTGGCCGAGGCCGCCGGCCCCGAGGGCGAGCTGCCCGCGTGAGCAGCCTGGTCCCCATCCGCCCCCGGTCCCGGGCATGAGCGCGCCGGAGGGGTGGACCGTCACGGTCGTCGGCATCGGCGCCGACGGGTGGGACGGGCTGTCCCCGGCGGCCCGGCGGGCGGTCGAGGGCGCCGAGGTGCTGCGCGGCAGCGGCCGCCAGCTGTCCCTGGTCCCGGAAGGCGTCGCCGCCGAGCGGGTGCCCTGGCCCTCCCCGATGGCGGTGGCGGTGCGCGAGCTGCCCGAGGCGCACCCCGGCCGCCGCGTCGTCGTCCTGGCCAGTGGTGACCCGATGTACTCCGGGATCGGCACCACGCTGGTGCGCTGGTTCGGCGCGGCGGCGGTCGACGTCGTCCCGCACCCGTCCTCGGTGACCTGGGCGTGCTCCCGGATGGGCTGGTCGGTCGAGGAGACCACCGTCGTCTCGGTGGTCTGGAAGCCGGTCGAGCTGCTGGCCGCCCAGGTGTCCCCGGGCCGCCGGCTGCTGGTGCTCGGCGCCGACGGCACCACCCCCGCCGAGGTCGCCCGCCGGCTCACCGACTGGGGGTACGGCGCCAGCCGGCTCACCGCGCTGTCCCAGCTCGGCGGCCCCACCGAGCAGCGGGCCACCGGGACGGCGGCCGCCTGGCCGCACGCGCAGACCGACCCGCTCACGATCACCGCGGTCGAGGCGGTCGCCGACCCCGGCACCGTGCCGCTGTCCACCGTCCCGGGGCTGCCCGACGACGCGTACCGCAACGACGGGCAGCTGACCAAGCGCGACGTCCGCGCGGTGACGCTGTCGCGGCTGGTGCCGCTGCCCGGTCAGCTGCTCTGGGACGTCGGCGCCGGCGCGGGCTCGATCGGCATCGAGTGGATGCGGGTGCACCCCTCGTGCCGCGCGGTCGCCGTCGAGTCCGACCCCGAGCGTGCGCACCGGATCGGGCAGAACGCCGCCCGGCTCGGCGTCCCGGGCCTGCAGGTGGTGCGCGGCCGGGCACCGGAGGCCCTCGGTGACCTGCCCGCCCCGGACGCGGTCTTCGTCGGTGGCGGCGCGACCGTCCCCGGCGTGCTGGAGAACTGCTGGGACGCCCTGCTCCCCGGTGGCCGGCTCGTGGTGAACGCGGTGACCGTGGAGAGCGAGGGCGTGCTCGCGCAGTGGCAGACGCGGGTCGGCGGCTCACTGACCCGGTTGCAGGTGGCGCAGGCCGCCCCGGTCGGCGGCTTCACCGGCTGGCGGCCGGCCATGCCCGTGACGATCTGGAGCGTGACCCGGTGACCGTGCACTTCATCGGCGCCGGCCCCGGCGCGGCCGACCTGGTCACCGTGCGGGCGGCCCTGCTGATCGCGTCGGCGCCCGTCTGCCTCTACGCCGGGGCGCTGGTGCCGCGCGAGCTGCTGGACACCGCCCCCGCCGGCGCCCGGCTCGTCGACACCGCCGACCTCGACCTGGACCAGATCACCGCGGAGCTGGTCACCGCGCACGCCGCCGGCCTGGACGTCGCCCGGCTGCACTCCGGCGACCCGTCGGTCTACAGCGCGATGGCCGAGCAGATGCGCCGGCTCGACGCCGCCGGGGTGCCCTACGACGTCGTCCCGGGGGTGCCGGCGTTCGCCGCCGCGGCCGCCTCGCTCAAGCGCGAGCTGACCGTGCCGGGGGTGGCGCAGACCGTCGTCCTCACCCGGACGTCGGCGCGGTCCACGCCGATGCCGCCGGGGGAGGAGTTGGCCGGCTACGCCGCCACCGGCGCCACGCTGGTGCTGCACCTGGCCGTGCAGCGCCTGGACGTCCTGGCTCCCGAGCTGGCCGCCCACTACGGCGCGGACTGCCCGGTGGCGGTGGTCGCCAGGGCCAGCCGGGACGACGAGCTGGTGCTGCGCGGCACGCTGGCCGACATCGCCGCGCAGGTGGCCGAGGCCGGCGTCCGGCGCACGGCGGTCGTGATCGTCGGCCGCGCGCTCACCGCGGACCAGTTCCCCGACAGCCACCTGTACTCGACGACCCGGGACCGCCTGAGTGGAGTGGATACGTCGGCGTGAGCGCGACGGGTCCACTCCGCCTAGGCGCGGCCGACGATGACGCCGGCGCGGTCGATGACCACGACGTCGACCTCGACCGGGGCGCCGAGCAGCACGCCCTCGGCGGTGCGCCGCGCGCCGGCGGCGACCAGGTCGCCCAGCGGGAGGCCGGCGGCCTGGCTCTGCCGCAGCGCGTCCAGGGCGGTGTTGGCCTCGCGGACGCCCTCGACCAGCGCCGCGTCGCCCCCGGCGCCGGCGACCAGGTCGGCCAGCGCGGCGAAGGAGACCTGCGAGCGGCCGGAGTGCAGGTCCAGGTGGCCCTCGGCGAGCTTGGCCAGCTTGCCGATGCCGCCGGCCACGGTCAGCCGCGGCACCGGGTGGCGGCGCAGGTACTTCAGCACCGCGCCGGCGAAGTCGCCCATGTCGAGCAGGGCGTCCTCGGGCAGGTCGTAGAGCTCCTGGGCGACCCGCTCGCTGGTCGACCCGGTGGCCCCGGCCACGTGCTCGCGCCCCGCGGCCCGGGCGACGTCGATGCCGCGGCGGATCGAGTCGATCCACGACGAGCAGGAGTACGGGACGACGACCCCCGTGGTCCCGAGGACCGACAGCCCGCCGAGGATGCCCAGCCGCGGGTTCCAGGTCTTGCGCGCCAGCTCGGCACCGTCGGCGATGGAGATCTCGACGAGCACGTCGCCGGTGCCACCGTGCCGGGCGGCGACCGCGGCGACGTGCGCGCTCATGAACTGCCGCGGCATCGGGTTGATCGCCGGCTCGCCGACGGCCAGCGGCAGGCCGGGCTTGGTCACCGTGCCCACGCCCTCGCCGGCCCGGAAGACCACGCCGCTGCCCGGCTCGCCGAGCACCACCCGGGCGGAGACCAGCGCGCCGTGGGTGACGTCGGGGTCGTCACCGGCGTCCTTGACGATGCCGACGGTGGCCTCGCCTGCGCCGAGGGACTCCCGGGCGAGCGCGAAGGCCGGGTGATTGTCGTGCGGCAGGTCGATGGTCACCGGGTCGGGGAACTCGCCGGTGAGGAGTGCGGTGTAGGCCGCGGTGGTGGCCGCGGTCGCGCAGGCGCCCGTCGTCCAGCCGTGCCGCAGCCCCGCGCTGCCGTCCCTGCTCACCCGTGCTCCTCGCTGGCGCTGGTCGCCCGCCTCCGCGGGGCTGCGGTGCCCCCTGATGAGCTCGCGAGCCCGCTCATCCTGCCCATGGTGCACGCGTGACCGGCCAGGTGGTGGTGCTGGGCGGCACCGGCGAGGCCCGGGCACTCGCCGCGGCGCTGCTGGCCGAGGGTGTGGACGTGCTCTCCAGCCTCGCCGGGCGCACCGCCGACCCGGTGCTGCCGGAGGGGCCGGTGCGGGTCGGCGGGTTCGGCGGTGCCGAAGGACTGGCCGCGTGGCTGGCCGAGCACCGGCCGCGGGCCGTCGTCGACGCCACCCACCCCTTCGCCGCGCAGATCACCGCCTCGGCGGCCACCGCGGCGGCCGCGCACGGGACCCCGCTCCTCCGGTTGCAGCGGCCCGGCTGGAGCCCCGGGCCGGACGACGACTGGCGGTACGTCGACTCGCTGGCCGCCGCTGCGGAGGCGGTCGCCGGCTTCGCGAGCGTCTTCCTCACCACCGGCCGGCAGGGCGTCGCCGCGTTCGCCGCGCTGCCCGGCCGGGTGTTGGTGCGCGCGGTCGACCCGCCGGACTCCCCGCTGCCCGCGGGCGCCACGCTGCTGCTGGACCGCGGTCCGTTCGGCGTCGCCGACGAGCTGGCGCTGATGCGCGAGCACGCGGTGGACGTCGTCGTCACCAAGGACTCCGGCGGTCACCTCACCGAGGCGAAGCTGACCGCCGCCCGCGAGCTGGGGCTGCCGGTGGTGCTGGTCCGCCGTCCGCCGCTGCCACCGGGGGTCGAGACGGTGGCGACCGTCGCCGACGCGCTGGCCTGGGTGCGGGCTCAGGCCGCCGGATGACGCGTGAAGGCCCAGGCGGTGACCCAGACGGTGCCGACGGTGAGCACCAACGCGCCGGGCACGTGCGCGCCCATGTTGCCGGCGTCGCCGACCGCGGCCTGGACGAAGCCGGCCACGAAGACGGCGGCGGACACGACCACCGGCCACCGCGCGCCCCCGGCGCGGGCGTGCAGCGCGGTGGCGACCACGAGCAGCAGCCCGACGACGTGCAGCGCGATCGCGCCGGCGGCGTGGCCGTCGCGGGCGCCGTGGTGGGCCAGCATCTGGCCGGCGGTCACGAACTGGACGAGCAGCACGACCACCGACAGCGCGGCGCCGGCCTGGACGGCGCGGATGGTGCCGGCGCTGCGGGTGGGCAGGGGAGCGGTCCGGGTCATCGTGGTCCCTCCGAGGGGGTCAACTGCTTGAGACTTCATGGAACCATCTCGACCGCCGGCGGGGAAGGGCCCGGCCGGCTGGTGCTCTTCGACCTCGACGGCACGCTGGTCGACTCGACGCCGGGCATCTGGGCCTCCATCCGGGTCGCCGCCACGGAGCTGGGCCTGCCCGCGCCGACGCCCGCCCAGCTGACGGCGATGGTCGGGCCGCCGCTCGAGGAGGGCTTCGCCGGCGCCCTCGGGCTGACCGGCGCGGACGTCGACCGGGCCGTGCTCGCCTACCGTGCGCACTACGCGGCCGGGGCGGTGCTCGACGCCACCGTCTACCCGGGCATCCCGCAGCTGCTGGCCGCCCTGCGCGCCGACGGAGCGGTGCTCGCCGTGGCGACGAGCAAGCCCGAGCCGTTCGCCGTCCGGGTGCTGGAGCACCTGGGGCTGCTCGCCGCCTTCGACAGCGTCCACGGCGCGACGATGGACGGCACGGTGCGGCACAAGGAACAGGTCGTCGCCGCCGCACTGGCCGCGCACCCGGACGGCGCGCGACCGGTGCTGATCGGCGACCGGCTGCACGACGTGCTGGGCGCCCGGGCGCACGGCCTGCCCTGCATCGGCGCCGGCTGGGGCCCCGCACCCGCCGGTGAGCTCGAGGCCGCGGGCGCGGTGGCCGTCGCGGCCACCCCGGCCGAGGTCCTGGCGGTGCTCGCCCGCACCTGACCGGACCCGGGAGGCAGCGCCCGGGCCCGCCCTGGTGACCGCCGGGGACGAGGACCGGCTGACGGTGCGGTCCGCCGTGCTGCCCGGACCGCGGCGGACTGTCGTACCCCCGGGGCACAGTGGTGCGCAGGGTGCCGTGGCAGGGGCGAGTCGCGAGGGAGAACGCAGTGATCGGTGAACGTCGGGCGACCGACCTCGACCAGCAGGACCTGGAGAGCGCGCTGCTGCGGGCCGCGGTGGGCGACTACGGGCTCGAGGCGGCGGTGCTGCTGCTGGTGAACTCGGGCACCTGGCTGCCGCAGCTGCAGGCGGCCGGGCTGGTGTCGATCGCGCTGGACGGCGACGCGGTCGACGGCGGCCCCTGGGCGGCCGTGCAGTGGGGCGACCTCGACGGTGCGCTGCGCGCGGGCCGGATCAGCGGCACCGGTGGGCAGCGCCGCCTGCTGCGCGCCGCGGCAGGCCTGGCCGAGGGGCAGCCGGTCGACCTGGCCGACCTCACCGCCGGCCTCGACCGGGGCGAGCTGGCCCTGCTGCTGGCCGCGCTGGCCCACGCCGCGGGCAGCCACGAGCACCATGACGTCGTCCGCGACGACGACGGGGTGCCGCACGACGGTGCCCTGCTGGGCCCGGTCGTAGCCTGGCCGTTGCGCGACTGACCGGGGCGACCGACGGGCACCACCGGTGGGCGTGACCCGGTCGGAGGGGTGAGCGACGCCCTTCCTGGGCACGATCATCAGATGACCAGCACGGCCGAGACACGGCTGCCCGACGCCCTGCAGCAGTTGCGTGACCGGGTCGCCGCTGCGCCGCTCGGCCTGGCCACCCAGAACCGGGACGAGGCCGCCCGCACCGCGCGCGCCGTGGTCGACCAGGTCGACGACTACCTGCTGCCCCGGCTGCGCGACCTGGACGCCCCGCTGCTCACCGTCGTCGGCGGCTCCACCGGTGCCGGCAAGTCCACGTTGGTCAACAGCGTCCTGCAGGCCCGGGTCACCACCCCCGGCGTGCTGCGGCCCACCACCCGGGCTCCGGTGCTGGTCTGCGCCCCGGCCGACCGCGCCGCCTTCGCCGGTGACCGGGTGCTGCCCGGCCTGGCCCGCACCACCGGCGGCGAGGCTGGCCCCGGCGGGCTGCAGCTGGTCGTGCACGACGGGCTGCCCGCGGGTCTGGCGCTCATCGACGCCCCCGACGTCGACTCCGTCGTGGAGGCCAACCGCGACCTGGCCGGCCAGCTGCTGGCCGCCGCCGACCTGTGGGTGTTCGTGACCACCGCGGCCCGCTACGCCGACGCCGTCCCGTGGGACCTGCTGCGCACGGCGCAGGAGCGCGGCACCGCGCTGGCCGTGGTGCTGGACCGGGTGCCGCCCGAGGCCGTGCGCGAGGTGGCCGACGACCTCGCCACCATGCTGACCAAGGCGCGGCTGTCCAGCGCCCGGCTGTTCGTGATCGAGGAGCGCCCGCTGGTCGACGGCTTCCTCCCCGACGACCAGGTGGCGCCGCTGCGCGCCTGGCTGCACGGGCTGGCTGCCGACGCCGAGCAGCGCGCCGCCGTCGTCCGGCAGACCCTCGCGGGTGCGCTGGAGAGCCTGGGCGACCGCGTCGACGTCGTCGTCGCCGGGGTGCGCGAGCAGGAGACCGCGGCGGAGGCGCTGTGGGCCGCGGCCGACGCCTCCTACGCCCGGGCGCGCGCCTCCATCGACGAGGCGGTCGGCAACGGCAGCCTGCTGCGCGGTGAGGTGCTGTCCCGCTGGCAGGAGTTCGTGGGCACCGGCGAGTGGATGCGCAGCCTGCAGGGCCAGGTGGGCCGGCTCCGCGACCGGCTGACCGCGGCGCTCACCGGCCGCCCGGCGCCGGCCGCGGACCTGGCCGGGGCGCTGGAGTCCGGTGTGGAGACGCTGCTGCGCGCCGAGGCAGACCGGGCCGCGGAGAAGACGGTCACCAGCTGGCGCTCGCTGCCCGGCGGCATCGACCTGCTCGACGGCCGGGAGACCGAGCTGGACGGCGTCTCGCCGTCCTTCGCCGGCGCCTCGGCCGACGAGGTGCGGGGCTGGCAGGGGTACGTGCTCGAGCTGGTGCGCGAGGAGGGCGCCGGCAAGCGGTCGCAGGCCCGGTTGCTGTCCTGGGGCGTGAACGGCGCCGGCGCGGTGGTCATGGTCGCCGTCTTCGCCTCCACCGCCGGGCTGTCCGGCATCGAGCTGGCCGTGGCCGGTGGCACGACCGCGGTCGGCCAGCGGGTGCTGGAGGCGGTGTTCGGCGATGCCGCGGTGCGGCAGCTGGCCGCCCGCGCCCGCGCCGACCTGGACGAGCGTGCCGCCCGGCTGCTGGCGGCCGAGCAGTCGCGCTTCGACCAGCTGCTCGACGACGCCGCGCCCGAGCCCGGCACCGACGACGAGCTGCGCGCCGCCGTGGCCGCGCTCGCCGCCGCCCGCAAGGCCTCCGCGTGAGGCTCGGGAAGCGGGAGCAGCTGTCCCTGACCGACCGGCTGGCCGCGCTGCGCGAGGCCGTCGAGGTCGCCGACGGCCGGCTGGAGGTGCCCGAGGTCGGCCAGGCCCGGACGCTGCTGGCCAAGGCCGGGGCCCGCGAGGCGCTCGGCGACGCCACCGTCGTCGCGCTCGCCGGGGCCACCGGCAGCGGCAAGTCCACGCTGTTCAACGCGCTGAGCGGTAGCGAGGTGAGCACCCCCGGCGTCCGCCGCCCGACCACCGGCATCGCGCACGCCAGCGTGTGGGGCGAGCACGGGTCCGACCGGCTGCTGGACTGGCTGCAGGTGCCGCGCCGCAACCGCGTCGAGTCCGGCGACCCGGCGCTCGACGGGCTGGTGCTGCTCGACCTGCCCGACCACGACAGCGTGCGGCTGGAGAACCGGCTGGAGGTCGACCGCCTCGTCGAGCTCGTCGACGTCCTGGTCTGGGTGCTCGACCCGCAGAAGTACGCCGACGCCGCCGTCCACTCCCGCTACCTGGCGCCGCTGGCCGGGCACTCCGGGGTGCTGGTCGTCGTCCTCAACCAGGTCGACCGGCTCGACGAGGCCGCGGCCCGCGCCTGCCTGGCCGACCTGCGCGGGCTGCTGGACCGCGAGGGGCTGGCGTCCACGACGCTGCTGGCCACCGCGGCCCGCACCGGCGCCGGGCTGCCCGAGCTCCGCGCCGAGCTGGCCCGCCGGGTCTCCGCGCGCCGGGCCGCCACCGACCGGCTCGCCGCCGACGCCCGGGCCGCCGCCGGTGCGCTCGCCGCGCACTGCGCGCCCGACGCCGGGGCCGACCGCAGCCGCGACGCCGACGAGCGCGACGGGCTGACCGCGGCGCTGGCCGACGCCGCCGGCGTGCCCGCGGTGGTCGGTGCTGTCGAGCGCTCGGCCCGCCGCCGGGGGACGGCGCACACCGGCTGGCCGGTGCTCCGCTGGACGTCGAAGCTGCGGGCCGACCCGCTGCGTCGGCTGCACCTGGGCAACGAGGACTCGCGCACGTCGCTGCCCCCGGCCGGCGCGGTGCAGCAGGCCGCGCTGGGTGCTGCCCTCCGCCGGGCCCGGGACGCCGCCGGGCAGGGGCTGCCGCAGGCGTGGCGCGACGAGCTGCGGCGCACCGCGGAGGTGTCGGAGGGCCGGCTGGCCGACGACCTCGACCGCGCCGTGGCCGGCACCGACCTCGGCCCGGACCGGACGCCGCTGTGGCAGCGCGCGGTCGGCGGGCTGCAGTGGGTGCTGATGGTCGTCGCGCTGGCCGGGGCGCTGTGGCTGCTCGGCCTGGTCGGGCTCGGGCTCTTGCAGCTGGACGACGTCGTGCCGCTGCCCCGGGTCGAGGGCATCCCGCTGCCCACGCTGCTGCTGGTCGGCGGCCTGCTGGCCGGGTTGCTGCTGGCGCTGGTGGCCCGGCCGCTGGTCGCGATGGGCGCGCGTCGCCGGGCCCGGCAGGTCAGACGCCGGTTGCTCGAGCGGGTCGGCGAGGTGGCCGACGCGCAGGTGGTCGAGCCGCTCAGCGAGGCCCGCGCCGACCACGGCCGGTTCTGCGCGGCGGTGACCCGGGCCGGCAGCTGACGGCTGAGGCCCGACCCGTCGGCCGGACCGGGGTGGTGGGGACGCTCGTGCTCTGCTGCCGTGACGTCAGCAGAGCACGAGCGCGCCGAGCAGCACCTGGTCGCGGCCCCGGAGCGTGCCGGCCGCGTCCCGTCGAGGGGTCGCGGGATCTCGTGCTCTGCTCACCACGGTGAGCAGAGCGCGAGGTCGGGCAGGGTGACCTGCCCGACCGGTCAGTGCGCCGACTGCGAGGCCCGCTCGGCGCGGGCGGGCTGCGGCGCCGGAGCGGCGTCGGCCACGGGGTGGCGGGCGTGCAACACCAGCCCGGCCACGGCCAGCAGCGCCAGCACGATGACCCCGGCGCCGTAGACCTGCGCGGTCCGCTCCAGCCCGATGTGCCCGGCGGCGATGCCCGCGGCGATCGCCGGCAGGCTGAACCCCAGGTAGCTGGCGGTGAAGACCGCGGCCAGCAGCCCGGCCCGGGCACCCGGCGCGACCCCGCGGGTGACGGTGGACATCGCGCCGAGGAAGGCGCTGCCGAAGCCGAGACCGGACACCACGGCGGCGACGAAGAACAGCGCCAGCGAGCCGGTCGCCAGGGCGGTGATCGTGCCGGCGACCCCACCGGCGAACACCAGCGCGCCGACGACCATCGCCCGGGCCGGGGCCACGCCGCGCATGCCGAGCGAGCCGACCAGACCGGTGCCGTTGAGGGCCAGCACGACCAGGCTGCCGACCAGGTGGTCCTGCACGCCGTAGACGCCGGAGACCAGCGACGGCCCGAGCGAGGCGTACAGCCCACCGAGCGCCCACGTGGCGATGAGGCAGGGCAGCACGACGACGAACGCCCGGCGCTGGGCCGGCGGCACGTGCACGCTGGGCCGCAGCGAGGCCAGCGCCCCCGGCGTCCGGGGGGAGGTCTCGGGCAGGAACACCAGCACGCCGACCGCGGCGACCAGGCACAGCACGGTGAGGGCGCCGAACACCCAGTCCGTCGGCGCGGGCAGCCACTCGACGGCCATGCCGGCGCCGACCGCGCCCAGCGACAGCCCGAAGCCCGGGGCGGCGGAGTTCACCAGCGGGCCCAGCGGCTTCTCCGCCCGCTGCAGGTCCAGCAGTGCGGCCCCGAACGCGCCGGTCATCGCGCCGGTCGCCAGCCCCTGCACGACCCGGGCGGCCAGCAGCCAGCCCACGCCGTCGGCGGCGAGGAACAGCACCATCGACACCGCCTCCAGCACCAGCGCCCCGGCGAGCACCGGCCGGCGGCCGACGTGGTCGGAGAGACCGCCCACCACCAGCAGGGACACCAGCAGGGCCAGCGCGTAGACGGCGAAGACGACGGTGATCACGCCCGAGCCGAAGCCGAACTGCTCGGCGTAGACCCGGTAGAGCGGCGAGGGCACCCCGGACGCGGCGAGCACGAGGACCAGCAGGACGGTGACCGTCCAGAAGGCAGCAGGACGGCCGAGCTGTCGACGGGGCACGACCCGGTGCAAGCCGCAACGGACCCCCGGTGTTCCCCGGGGAGGCCATGTCGGCGGACACGGCCCCCGGAGGCCTCAGCCGGGGTAGCGGCGGGAGGTGAAGACCCGGCCGGCGGCGGTGACCTGGGTCTGCGTGGAGCCGATGAGCACCAGGCAGCGCATGTCGACCGTCTCGGGGTCGAGCTCGCCGAGGGTGGTGACGGTGACCGTCTCCTCCGGGCCGCCGACGTCCCGGCCGACGACCACCACCGTCTCCGGCTTCCGCACCTCGAGCAGGGCCTGCAGCGCCTCGCCCAGCTGGTGCGGCCGGGCCTTGGACCGCGGGTTGTACAGCGCCAGGACCAGGTCCGCCGACGCGGCAGCCCGCAGCCGGTCCAGGACGACGTCCCAGGGCTTGAGGACGTCGGACAGCGAGATGACCGCGAAGTCGTGGCCGAGCGGCGCCCCGACCCGGGAGGCGACCGCCTGCGCCGCGGTCAGCCCGGGCAGCACCCGCACCTCGACGTCGGCGTACTCGGGCTGGGCGGCCACCTCGAGCACGGCCGCGGCCATCGCGAAGACGCCCGGGTCGCCGCTGGAGACCACCGCCACCCGCC belongs to Modestobacter sp. L9-4 and includes:
- the cobJ gene encoding precorrin-3B C(17)-methyltransferase — protein: MVGLGPGQRSWTTPEAAEALAGADDLVGYGPYLDRVPANPRQTRYPSDNRVEAERAAHALQLAQSGRRVAVVSSGDPGVFAMAAAVLEVAAQPEYADVEVRVLPGLTAAQAVASRVGAPLGHDFAVISLSDVLKPWDVVLDRLRAAASADLVLALYNPRSKARPHQLGEALQALLEVRKPETVVVVGRDVGGPEETVTVTTLGELDPETVDMRCLVLIGSTQTQVTAAGRVFTSRRYPG